Proteins encoded by one window of Bacillus rossius redtenbacheri isolate Brsri chromosome 3, Brsri_v3, whole genome shotgun sequence:
- the LOC134531349 gene encoding uncharacterized protein LOC134531349, translated as MAKISNKEKMARRRARIKGGDPVKRAELLEKDRLRKAKYRKQQKESMSEPELKKLRAKESERVKCWYHNKKGEPATIEKNSDIPLCSTPFKTKQSLGKAMKKIQRNLPQSPRKRQHHVQCLANQCGFKVTPPIGRTRQNEVSEKLRKWVHIFYQNDDVSWQAPGKKDRVIYKDVDKDGNKVKREVQARYLLVSLGEAYKVFVEKHPQVTICRAKFCALRPKHCKLFSQIPHFVCVCSYHENVRLLLLALKDFTDLPTDFDSFITTLVCDASSKDCMTNRCESCTNSISQHTPKDEDLRKPLKYSQWQNNDGHSEKMEILSSVQETFEDLKSKLKDFLVHTYIKRIQAKTFETIKSNVNGSEIVI; from the coding sequence ATGGCAAAGATCAGCAACAAAGAAAAGATGGCACGTCGCAGAGCAAGAATTAAGGGTGGTGATCCAGTAAAAAGAGCAGAATTATTAGAGAAAGATCGATTAAGGAAAGCTAAATATAGAAAACAACAGAAGGAAAGTATGTCTGAGCCAGAACTGAAGAAGTTACGTGCAAAGGAAAGTGAAAGAGTGAAATGTTGGTATCATAACAAAAAAGGTGAGCCAGCAACAATTGAAAAAAACAGTGACATACCTTTGTGTtcaactccatttaaaacaaaacagtcTTTAGGAAAGGCTATGAAAAAAATTCAGCGTAATTTGCCACAGTCTCCACGAAAAAGGCAACATCATGTGCAATGTCTAGCTAACCAATGTGGCTTTAAAGTAACTCCTCCAATAGGAAGAACCAGACAAAATGAAGTTTCAGAAAAGTTAAGAAAATGGGTTCATATATTTTATCAGAATGATGATGTCAGTTGGCAAGCACCAGGAAAGAAAGACAGAGTAATATACAAAGATGTAGACAAGGATGGAAATAAAGTGAAACGTGAAGTCCAGGCTCGTTATCTCTTGGTGTCACTAGGTGAGGCGTATAAGGTATTTGTAGAGAAACACCCACAGGTTACAATTTGTCGAGCAAAATTTTGTGCACTTCGTCCTAAACACTGTAAACTTTTTTCTCAAATTCCacattttgtgtgtgtatgttcCTATCATGAGAATGTCAGATTGTTGCTACTGGCACTGAAAGACTTTACAGACTTGCCAACAGATTTTGATTCCTTCATTACTACTCTAGTGTGTGATGCTTCATCCAAAGATTGTATGACCAACCGTTGTGAATCTTGTACTAACAGTATAAGTCAACATACACCTAAAGATGAAGATCTGAGAAAGCCACTTAAATATTCTCAGTGGCAAAACAATGATGGACATTCAGAGAAGATGGAGATACTGAGTAGTGTGCAAGAAAcatttgaagatttgaaaagCAAGTTGAAAGACTTTTTAGTTCATACCTATATCAAACGCATTCAAGCAAAGACATTTGAAACCATTAAATCAAATGTTAATGGCAGTGAAATTGTGATTTAA